Proteins found in one Aspergillus chevalieri M1 DNA, chromosome 2, nearly complete sequence genomic segment:
- a CDS encoding uncharacterized protein (COG:S;~EggNog:ENOG410QEAN;~InterPro:IPR032710) — MCFPNQKLTTYRTPTTFPPPSNPKSTRTTKPDTATAIATSLTQQTETQAMLSVTTGFLSALSSKSREDFDRYCVRAGGMALFPPSPAIPRFCTIGSFVEQISKLRDEIDERIWDPEVTVSGDGGMGFVWAPFRARVNGVLDHVGVELFVLHKIGGEWKVTGMADSCRVPTEEERVSLN, encoded by the coding sequence ATGTGCTTCCCAAACCAAAAACTCACCACCTACCGAACTCCAACAACCTTCCCACCCCCTTCCAACCCAAAATCAACAAGAACAACCAAACCAGACACAGCAACCGCCATCGCCACATCCCTAACCCAACAAACCGAAACACAAGCCATGCTCTCCGTAACAACCGGCTTCCTCTCCGCCCTCTCCTCCAAATCCCGCGAAGACTTCGACCGCTACTGCGTCCGCGCTGGCGGCATGGCGCTCTTCCCGCCTTCCCCTGCGATCCCGCGCTTCTGCACGATTGGTTCCTTCGTGGAGCAGATTTCCAAGCTTAGGGATGAGATTGATGAGAGGATTTGGGATCCCGAGGTTACTGTTTCTGGGGACGGGGGGATGGGATTTGTTTGGGCGCCGTTTCGGGCGAGGGTTAATGGGGTGCTGGATCATGTGGGGGTAGAGTTGTTTGTGTTACATAAGATTGGGGGGGAGTGGAAGGTTACGGGGATGGCGGATTCTTGTCGGGTGCCcacggaggaggagagggttTCGTTGAATTAG
- the nsdD gene encoding GATA-type sexual development transcription factor NsdD (COG:K;~EggNog:ENOG410PRGP;~InterPro:IPR000679,IPR013088;~PFAM:PF00320;~go_function: GO:0008270 - zinc ion binding [Evidence IEA];~go_function: GO:0043565 - sequence-specific DNA binding [Evidence IEA];~go_process: GO:0006355 - regulation of transcription, DNA-templated [Evidence IEA]) has translation MGSLDAGPRHRDHLPAIGFLGKDAKHPAIAGTVSSPAPLISPPIMYSSQPPSYPYTTPTASNGSLPSGYISPPESRRALEEEKERQIQPQRQSLPSIHEALGNDNPLSYGGPPTSAPTQQVHPSYAPPPHSTSPGFTRSGTEAPTGPPGPPNPFSFSHQHHQQLQAEASRSSLTSINTQDSRTASLHSFSSGRSPTQSAKTGITANSTYEYSAPPSAGGIASPNGYAPPYSQSFSFQSQPTAPAYPSHYDARYGWKQGAPEPVRVEEIKNGYTRSPLPGHGDSMKRHLEIYDVEASLNEISEMSTRTLDFSRHYATRAHQTQRSGPVMGSLPSLHEVEEMINVQRQNQEALMRIRNAVLTQEHAMAEQMAQRKAYKTNGVDEEMAMYQEEYKGSGGFAGAEAKKRRGKAAPPGRCHSCNRAETPEWRRGPDGARTLCNACGLHYAKLTRKMGANKAPLGSNLKPKTPLGSASPN, from the exons ATGGGGTCTTTGGATGCTGGGCCGAGGCATAG GGATCACTTGCCAGCTATTGGTTTCCTCGGTAAAGACGCAAAACATCCTGCCATCGCAGGAACTGTTTCCTCTCCTGCTCCTCTCATCAGTCCACCGATTATGTACTCGTCTCAGCCGCCATCCTATCCTTACACCACCCCGACCGCTAGCAATGGTTCCCTTCCCTCAGGCTACATCTCCCCGCCAGAGTCGCGTCGCGCgttggaggaagagaaggagagacAGATTCAGCCGCAACGGCAGTCGCTTCCCTCCATCCATGAGGCATTAGGGAATGACAATCCACTCTCGTATGGCGGTCCGCCTACATCCGCACCCACCCAACAAGTTCATCCCTCGTATGCACCGCCGCCACACTCGACATCACCGGGGTTCACGCGGTCGGGGACAGAGGCACCGACTGGGCCACCGGGGCCACCAAACCCATTCTCCTTTtcgcaccagcatcaccaaCAATTGCAGGCAGAGGCATCACGGTCGAGCCTGACGTCCATCAACACTCAGGATTCCAGAACTGCGTCTCTCCATTCGTTTAGTTCGGGCAGATCTCCAACCCAGAGTGCAAAGACTGGCATCACCGCCAATTCGACATACGAATACAGTGCACCACCATCCGCAGGAGGTATTGCGTCGCCCAATGGGTATGCCCCTCCGTATTCGCAGTCTTTTTCGTTCCAATCGCAACCGACCGCCCCAGCCTATCCTTCTCATTACGACGCTCGCTACGGCTGGAAACAGGGTGCACCGGAGCCTGTACGCGTGGAGGAAATTAAGAATGGGTATACTCGTTCGCCACTTCCAGGCCACGGTGACTCGATGAAGCGACACTTGGAGATTTACGACGTGGAAGCTTCCCTTAACGAG ATCTCCGAGATGAGCACCCGGACTTTGGACTTTTCGAGACACTACGCTACAAGAGCCCATCAAACACAGCGATCGGGACCGGTGATGGGGTCGCTTCCATCATTGCACGAAGTTGAGGAAATGATCAATGTGCAGCGTCAAAACCAAGAAGCGTTGATGCGGATACGGAACGCGGTTCTTACCCAAGAACACGCCATGGCCGAACAAATGGCCCAACGGAAAGCGTACAAAACCAATGGGGTTGATGAGGAGATGGCCATGTACCAGGAGGAATACAAAGGCAGCGGGGGATTCGCTGGAGCAGAAGCCAAGAAGCGGCGGGGG AAAGCTGCGCCTCCTGGACGTTGCCACAGTTGCAACCGAGCAGAAACCCCGGAATGGCGACGAGGACCTGACGGTGCCCGAACGCTCTGCAATGCCTGCGGACTACACTATGCCAAACTGACTCGCAAGATGGGCGCGAACAAGGCGCCATTGGGATCGAACCTGAAGCCCAAGACCCCACTGGGGTCAGCATCGCCTAACTAA